The alpha proteobacterium U9-1i genome includes a region encoding these proteins:
- a CDS encoding pantothenate kinase type III, whose amino-acid sequence MSFYPTRPDPMLLAIDVGNTNTKFAVHDGQTWRGQWRSSTDSTRTADEYAPWLNQVLALGDLNISDISACIISTVVPQMLFNLRNLSRRYLNTEPMVIGEDGLDLGIEVRIDKPSEAGADRLVNAVGAFIEYGGPSIVIDSGTATTFDIVAKDGAFEGGVILPGINLSLQALHEHAARLPRVEIRDPGRVIGKDTVSAMQAGIYLGSIDMIEGLIRRIKAEYGAPMKVIATGGVASLFEGAKIDIDHFDQELTSRGLLEIFKRNGGTL is encoded by the coding sequence ATGTCCTTTTACCCAACGCGGCCTGATCCCATGCTTCTCGCTATCGACGTCGGCAACACCAACACCAAATTCGCCGTCCACGACGGCCAGACATGGCGCGGCCAATGGCGCTCGTCGACCGACTCCACCCGCACGGCCGATGAATACGCGCCGTGGCTAAACCAGGTGTTGGCGCTCGGCGATCTCAACATTAGCGACATCAGCGCCTGCATCATCTCCACCGTCGTGCCGCAGATGCTGTTCAACCTGCGCAACCTCTCTCGGCGTTATCTCAACACAGAACCGATGGTGATCGGCGAGGATGGCCTTGACCTCGGCATCGAAGTGCGGATCGACAAGCCAAGCGAAGCGGGCGCTGACCGGCTCGTGAACGCGGTAGGCGCGTTCATCGAGTATGGCGGACCCTCGATTGTCATCGACAGCGGCACTGCCACCACCTTCGACATTGTCGCTAAAGACGGCGCGTTTGAAGGTGGCGTGATCCTGCCTGGGATCAATCTCTCGCTGCAAGCGTTGCACGAACATGCGGCGCGGCTGCCGCGCGTGGAAATCCGCGACCCGGGCCGCGTGATCGGCAAGGACACCGTCAGCGCCATGCAAGCCGGCATCTATCTGGGCTCGATCGACATGATCGAGGGCCTTATCCGTCGCATCAAAGCTGAGTACGGCGCACCTATGAAGGTGATCGCCACAGGCGGTGTTGCGTCATTATTCGAAGGCGCGAAGATCGACATCGACCATTTTGACCAAGAGCTCACCTCGCGGGGTTTGCTCGAAATATTCAAACGGAACGGCGGCACGTTGTGA
- a CDS encoding biotin--protein ligase yields MIDGQAPVETFDEIDSTILEARRRADRGEVAPVWLIAKRQTAGRGRRGRVWASLDGNLLATYLCSTARPPGEIALLGFATGLAIAETIEAMIGAGRATLKWPNDVMIDGAKAAGILLDSGAMPGGGVWAALAFGVNLAAAPKAIDQPTASLREMLPPDALTPEPLAFLGAMRPRLQAWGERLAAEGFEPLRQAWTKRAHGLGGLAKVAVGQQTIEGRIVGLSPRGELELDTQDGRRLIAAGDVLLPNAA; encoded by the coding sequence ATGATCGACGGCCAAGCGCCCGTCGAGACGTTCGACGAAATCGACTCCACAATCCTGGAGGCGCGCCGCCGCGCCGATCGCGGCGAGGTGGCGCCGGTGTGGCTGATCGCAAAGCGGCAGACAGCAGGTCGCGGACGGCGCGGGCGTGTTTGGGCGTCGCTCGATGGCAATTTGCTCGCAACCTACCTTTGCTCCACGGCCCGCCCACCTGGCGAGATCGCTTTATTGGGTTTCGCCACGGGGCTGGCCATTGCCGAGACCATCGAAGCGATGATCGGGGCGGGGCGCGCGACCCTTAAATGGCCCAACGACGTTATGATCGATGGCGCCAAGGCCGCAGGCATCTTGCTCGATAGTGGTGCGATGCCGGGCGGTGGTGTGTGGGCGGCGTTGGCGTTCGGCGTAAACCTCGCGGCTGCGCCAAAAGCCATTGACCAACCCACCGCAAGCTTGCGCGAAATGCTGCCGCCAGACGCGCTGACGCCCGAGCCCTTGGCGTTCCTCGGAGCGATGCGACCACGCCTTCAAGCGTGGGGCGAGCGCCTCGCGGCTGAGGGTTTCGAACCTTTGCGCCAAGCGTGGACCAAACGCGCCCATGGCCTCGGCGGCTTAGCGAAAGTCGCGGTCGGCCAACAAACGATTGAAGGCCGCATTGTCGGCCTCTCGCCGCGCGGCGAACTCGAACTCGATACCCAAGACGGCCGTCGCCTGATCGCGGCGGGCGATGTCCTTTTACCCAACGCGGCCTGA
- a CDS encoding NADH-ubiquinone oxidoreductase chain N: MMSPMADLLRSLDLAGPELLLAGFALIGAVVGAWSGERAFGFLCGVGALVLAGAGVWAIVDHPGAPAQMFQGAMVADGFAVFAKALIGFSAAATLLLGADYFRATNERRFEFPVMVALGVTGMFVMVSAQDLITLYVGVELQSLASYVLAAWRRDDARSSESGLKYFVLSAISSGLLLFGASFVYGFTGSVHFDAIGSAAAEGAGGVGLTFGLVLMLCALGFKMSAAPFHMWTPDVYEGAPTPVTAFFAAAPKVAAVALMARVLYDPFAALELQWQQVIIALSAISMVWGSFGALMQTNLKRLMAYSSIANMGFVLMGLASGADRGPAAALIYLSLYLPATIGIFALILAMRRDGQSVESISDIAGLAQRRPWMAATFTMLLFSIAGIPPFAGFIGKLVVFTAAVDAGLVWLAVVGGLAAVIAAAYYLRLLASIWFSPPAAALQPASGTIVFTATTAAALTFPVLVFVLGFLERWADWAVSSSF, translated from the coding sequence ATGATGTCGCCGATGGCAGACCTCCTTCGCAGTTTGGATCTTGCTGGGCCGGAACTGCTTCTGGCTGGCTTTGCGCTCATCGGCGCCGTCGTCGGCGCGTGGAGCGGCGAGCGTGCCTTCGGTTTCCTGTGCGGTGTCGGGGCGTTGGTGCTAGCGGGTGCTGGCGTATGGGCGATCGTCGATCACCCAGGCGCTCCGGCTCAGATGTTTCAAGGCGCGATGGTCGCCGACGGCTTCGCTGTCTTCGCGAAAGCGCTGATCGGCTTTTCCGCGGCGGCTACTCTGTTGCTTGGGGCGGATTATTTTCGAGCGACAAACGAAAGACGTTTCGAATTTCCGGTAATGGTGGCGCTTGGCGTAACCGGCATGTTCGTCATGGTTTCGGCGCAGGACCTGATCACGCTTTATGTCGGCGTAGAACTCCAAAGCTTGGCGTCCTACGTGCTCGCAGCTTGGCGACGCGACGATGCGCGCTCGTCGGAATCCGGTCTTAAATATTTCGTCCTGAGCGCGATTTCGTCCGGCCTGTTGCTGTTCGGCGCATCTTTCGTTTACGGCTTCACCGGCTCCGTGCATTTCGACGCCATCGGTTCCGCTGCCGCCGAAGGCGCGGGCGGCGTGGGGCTCACTTTCGGTCTGGTGCTCATGCTCTGTGCGCTCGGCTTCAAGATGAGTGCGGCCCCGTTCCATATGTGGACGCCGGACGTCTATGAGGGCGCGCCCACGCCGGTGACCGCGTTCTTCGCGGCGGCGCCAAAGGTGGCGGCCGTCGCTCTGATGGCGCGCGTCCTCTACGACCCGTTCGCCGCTCTTGAGCTGCAGTGGCAGCAGGTGATCATTGCGCTCTCGGCGATCTCCATGGTGTGGGGCTCGTTCGGCGCGCTGATGCAGACGAACTTGAAGCGGCTGATGGCGTATTCGTCGATCGCTAATATGGGTTTCGTGCTGATGGGGCTTGCCTCCGGGGCTGATCGCGGGCCAGCGGCCGCGCTCATTTATCTTTCGCTTTATTTGCCGGCGACGATCGGGATTTTCGCGCTGATCCTCGCGATGCGTCGCGATGGCCAGTCCGTGGAATCCATCAGCGACATCGCGGGCCTGGCTCAGCGCCGGCCTTGGATGGCAGCCACGTTCACGATGTTGCTGTTCTCGATCGCTGGCATTCCGCCCTTCGCCGGGTTTATCGGTAAGCTGGTGGTGTTCACCGCCGCAGTGGACGCAGGCCTTGTTTGGCTCGCGGTGGTGGGCGGCCTCGCCGCCGTGATCGCCGCGGCGTATTATCTGCGCTTGCTCGCTTCGATCTGGTTCAGCCCGCCTGCGGCCGCGTTGCAGCCGGCATCGGGCACGATCGTATTCACCGCAACCACGGCGGCGGCGTTGACATTCCCCGTACTGGTGTTCGTGCTAGGCTTCCTGGAGCGCTGGGCCGATTGGGCCGTCAGCAGCAGCTTCTGA
- a CDS encoding NADH-ubiquinone oxidoreductase chain M, which translates to MSELIAGWPILSILTFLPAAGALWILAARGPMQGQNPGFDRGVKLIALIVTIATFVVSLVAFATFDPAGDGFQLVENVPWAFGAAYHMGVDQVSMSLILLTTFLTPICILASWTIEKQVSAYMILFLVLETLMIGVFCAMDIILFYLFFEGGLIPMFILIGVWGGANRVYAAFKFFLYTLLGSLLMLVAIIAMIAIAGTSSIPELTAFARETGFDPNVQIWLWLAFFASFAVKLPMWPVHTWLPDAHVEAPTAGSVVLAAILLKMGGYGFLRFSLPMMSDASHLFTPFVFTLSVIAIVWASLVAFRQVDIKKLIAYSSVAHMGFVTLGLFSGTEQGIQGAIFQMLSHGIISGALFLCVGVVYDRMHTREIAFYGGLVHRMPVYAAIFLLFTMGNVGLPGTSGFPGEILTMLGAFQVNAWFAAIAATGVILSAVYALTLYRKVALGNIENPKLDGITDLDSREWVIFVPLIIATLVMGLAPAYVLDFTAPSAQAVSAAYLGGTP; encoded by the coding sequence ATGAGCGAGTTGATCGCCGGTTGGCCAATTCTTTCGATCCTCACCTTCCTGCCGGCGGCAGGCGCGCTGTGGATTCTGGCGGCGCGCGGGCCGATGCAGGGACAAAATCCCGGCTTTGACCGTGGCGTTAAGCTGATCGCCTTGATCGTGACGATCGCGACGTTCGTCGTCTCGCTCGTCGCGTTCGCCACGTTCGACCCGGCGGGCGATGGCTTTCAGCTTGTCGAGAACGTGCCATGGGCGTTCGGCGCGGCCTATCACATGGGCGTCGATCAGGTATCGATGTCGCTCATCCTGCTGACGACGTTCCTCACGCCAATTTGCATTCTAGCGAGTTGGACGATCGAGAAGCAGGTCTCGGCGTACATGATCCTGTTCCTCGTGCTTGAAACGCTGATGATCGGCGTCTTTTGCGCGATGGACATCATCCTGTTCTATCTCTTCTTCGAGGGCGGCCTCATTCCGATGTTCATTCTCATCGGCGTGTGGGGCGGCGCCAATCGTGTTTATGCGGCGTTCAAATTCTTCCTCTACACCCTGTTGGGCTCGCTGCTGATGCTGGTGGCGATCATCGCGATGATCGCGATCGCCGGCACCTCGAGCATTCCAGAACTAACGGCGTTCGCGCGAGAAACCGGTTTCGATCCCAACGTGCAAATCTGGCTATGGCTTGCATTCTTTGCGTCGTTCGCGGTCAAGCTTCCTATGTGGCCGGTCCACACGTGGCTGCCGGACGCACACGTGGAGGCCCCCACTGCAGGTTCAGTGGTGCTTGCAGCGATCCTGCTGAAGATGGGCGGCTACGGCTTCTTGCGCTTCTCGCTGCCGATGATGTCCGACGCCTCGCACCTGTTCACACCGTTCGTGTTCACACTCTCGGTGATCGCCATCGTATGGGCGTCTTTGGTGGCGTTTCGACAAGTCGATATCAAAAAGCTGATCGCCTATTCCTCAGTCGCGCACATGGGCTTTGTAACGCTCGGCCTGTTTTCCGGCACGGAGCAGGGCATCCAGGGCGCGATCTTTCAGATGCTGTCGCACGGGATCATCTCCGGTGCGCTCTTCCTTTGCGTCGGGGTCGTCTACGACCGGATGCACACACGCGAGATTGCGTTCTATGGGGGCCTTGTTCACCGGATGCCGGTGTACGCGGCGATCTTCCTTTTGTTTACGATGGGCAATGTCGGCCTGCCTGGCACCAGCGGCTTTCCCGGTGAGATTTTGACGATGCTCGGCGCGTTTCAGGTGAATGCCTGGTTTGCCGCCATCGCCGCGACCGGTGTTATTCTGTCGGCCGTCTACGCGCTAACACTCTATCGCAAGGTGGCGCTCGGCAACATTGAGAACCCGAAACTCGACGGCATCACCGATCTCGATAGCCGCGAATGGGTGATTTTTGTGCCGTTGATCATCGCCACCTTGGTGATGGGGCTTGCACCCGCTTACGTCCTCGACTTCACGGCGCCCTCCGCGCAGGCCGTCTCGGCCGCCTATCTCGGAGGCACGCCATGA
- a CDS encoding NADH-ubiquinone oxidoreductase chain L produces MAFSTEALLVLAPFFAAAFAGLLQRYIGDRVAMAITTGSVGLSLALSWPIFIDYVWGDATPFVVELFRFIDVGGFTSTWSVRIDTLSAVMLVVVNTVSFLVHVYSIGYMAEDPHRARFFSYLSFFTFAMLALVTANDFLQLFFGWEGVGVASYLLIGFWYQKRSANDAAIKAFVTNRVGDFGFALGIMAAFFAYGSIQYDEVFAAAVANPDLMLGVGAFQVRAVEAVAFLLFIGAMGKSAQFFLHVWLPDAMEGPTPVSALIHAATMVTAGVFMVSRCGELFHIAPLASGFVTVIGAGTALFAATVGVAQNDIKRVVAYSTCSQLGYMFFAAGVGAYNAAMFHLFTHAFFKALLFLGAGSVIHGLHHEQDMRYMGGVRKPMPITWAMMTIGTLALIGFGIPGIGGFAGFYSKDAIIEAAYGSHGIGAQFAFWCGVSAALLTSFYSWRLAFMTFEGAYRGNPHGHGHDEHGHGDGHAAHAGNDHHHSDPHAKPEGGAAPAHESPWVMLAPLMVLAAGAIAAGTIFAPYFLGEHAHEFWRGAVPLAHGEHHDFPAWVIWAPLIVTVTGFVGAVIFYLFNTGAAKAMAKGPLWAFLYNKWYFDEIYDFIFVKGARAIGDLFWKVGDQKVIDGLGPNGFAAASRFFAGQVRRLQTGFVYHYSFLMLIAAVGFGAYAILAGGGQ; encoded by the coding sequence GTGGCGTTCTCGACCGAAGCCCTGCTTGTCCTGGCGCCGTTCTTCGCGGCGGCGTTTGCGGGCCTGCTCCAGCGTTACATTGGCGATCGCGTCGCCATGGCGATCACTACGGGATCCGTCGGCCTATCGCTCGCACTCTCGTGGCCGATTTTCATCGATTACGTATGGGGCGACGCGACGCCGTTCGTGGTCGAGCTTTTCCGTTTCATCGACGTCGGCGGATTCACCTCTACCTGGAGCGTACGCATTGATACGCTGTCGGCGGTGATGCTGGTCGTGGTGAACACCGTCAGCTTCCTCGTGCACGTCTATTCGATCGGCTACATGGCGGAAGACCCGCACCGGGCGCGGTTCTTCTCGTATCTGTCGTTCTTTACGTTCGCGATGTTGGCCTTGGTGACGGCGAATGACTTCCTTCAGCTCTTCTTCGGCTGGGAGGGGGTGGGCGTCGCATCCTATCTGCTGATCGGCTTTTGGTACCAAAAGCGCTCGGCCAATGACGCCGCGATCAAGGCGTTCGTGACCAATCGTGTGGGCGATTTCGGTTTCGCCTTGGGGATCATGGCGGCGTTCTTCGCCTACGGTTCGATCCAATACGACGAAGTGTTTGCAGCGGCGGTCGCCAATCCGGACCTGATGCTCGGCGTGGGCGCTTTCCAAGTCCGCGCGGTCGAGGCGGTGGCGTTCCTGTTGTTCATCGGCGCTATGGGCAAATCGGCGCAATTCTTCCTGCATGTGTGGTTGCCGGATGCGATGGAAGGCCCAACGCCAGTCTCCGCGCTCATCCACGCCGCGACGATGGTCACCGCTGGAGTGTTCATGGTGAGCCGCTGTGGCGAGCTCTTCCACATCGCGCCGCTCGCATCCGGTTTCGTCACAGTGATCGGGGCGGGCACGGCGCTGTTCGCCGCGACCGTGGGTGTTGCGCAGAACGACATCAAGCGTGTCGTTGCGTACTCGACCTGTTCGCAGCTGGGCTACATGTTCTTCGCTGCCGGCGTCGGCGCTTACAATGCGGCGATGTTCCACCTGTTCACGCACGCCTTCTTCAAGGCGCTGTTGTTCCTCGGCGCTGGCTCAGTAATTCACGGCCTGCATCACGAGCAGGACATGCGCTACATGGGCGGTGTGCGGAAGCCGATGCCGATCACCTGGGCGATGATGACGATCGGCACGTTGGCGCTGATTGGCTTTGGCATCCCGGGCATCGGCGGGTTCGCCGGCTTCTACTCGAAGGACGCCATCATCGAAGCGGCGTATGGCAGTCACGGCATTGGCGCTCAATTCGCGTTCTGGTGTGGCGTGAGTGCGGCGCTGTTGACGAGCTTCTATTCCTGGCGCCTCGCGTTCATGACCTTTGAGGGCGCCTATCGCGGCAACCCGCACGGCCACGGCCATGACGAGCATGGCCATGGCGACGGCCACGCCGCTCACGCTGGGAACGATCACCACCACAGCGATCCTCATGCGAAGCCCGAGGGCGGCGCTGCGCCGGCGCATGAATCGCCTTGGGTGATGTTGGCGCCGCTGATGGTGCTGGCGGCGGGCGCGATCGCAGCGGGGACGATTTTCGCGCCTTACTTCCTCGGTGAGCACGCGCATGAATTCTGGCGTGGCGCGGTGCCCCTCGCGCACGGCGAGCACCACGATTTTCCAGCTTGGGTGATTTGGGCGCCGCTGATCGTAACCGTCACCGGGTTCGTCGGCGCGGTGATCTTCTATCTATTCAATACGGGCGCCGCGAAAGCGATGGCGAAGGGGCCGCTTTGGGCGTTCCTCTACAACAAATGGTATTTCGACGAGATCTACGACTTCATTTTCGTCAAAGGCGCGCGCGCCATCGGCGATTTGTTCTGGAAGGTGGGCGATCAGAAGGTCATCGACGGGCTCGGACCAAACGGCTTCGCCGCCGCGTCACGCTTCTTTGCGGGTCAGGTTCGGAGGCTGCAAACCGGATTTGTATACCATTATAGCTTCCTCATGTTGATCGCAGCCGTTGGCTTCGGCGCGTACGCCATCCTTGCCGGAGGCGGGCAATGA
- a CDS encoding NADH-ubiquinone oxidoreductase chain K, with the protein MEIGLSHYLFVAAALFTIGVFGIFVNRKNVIIILMSIELVLLSVNINLIAFSAFLQNLEGQVFAMLVLTVAAAEAAVGLAILVTYFRNRGGIAVEDINQMRG; encoded by the coding sequence ATGGAGATCGGGCTTTCCCATTACCTATTCGTGGCCGCCGCTTTGTTCACTATTGGCGTCTTCGGCATTTTCGTGAATCGCAAGAATGTCATTATTATTTTGATGTCGATTGAGCTTGTGCTGCTCTCGGTTAACATCAACCTGATCGCGTTCTCGGCGTTCCTGCAGAACCTCGAGGGCCAGGTCTTCGCGATGTTGGTATTGACTGTAGCGGCCGCAGAGGCGGCAGTCGGCCTTGCGATCCTCGTCACGTATTTCCGCAACCGTGGCGGCATCGCGGTTGAAGACATCAATCAGATGAGGGGCTGA
- a CDS encoding NADH-ubiquinone oxidoreductase chain J translates to MLAAIAFYALAATVIVSAFAVIAARNPVHSVLFLILTFFTSAGLFVLLGAEFLAMLLVVVYVGAVAVLFLFVVMMLDVDFVELKQGFLEYLPVGAIVGLALFAELGMVAAASMNARGAPIALAPEGESTVTNAEAIGRVLYTDYLLVFQLAGLVLFVAMIGAIVLTLRHRPGVKKQDIHAQVNRKRSDGVELKDIRPGQGLGPGGAG, encoded by the coding sequence ATGCTGGCGGCGATCGCCTTCTACGCTTTAGCTGCGACCGTGATCGTCTCCGCGTTCGCGGTGATCGCGGCGCGCAATCCTGTGCACTCGGTGCTGTTTCTCATCCTGACGTTTTTTACGTCCGCCGGGCTGTTCGTGCTTTTGGGCGCCGAGTTTCTGGCGATGTTGCTGGTGGTCGTTTACGTCGGCGCCGTCGCGGTGCTGTTCTTGTTCGTTGTGATGATGCTCGACGTCGATTTCGTCGAACTCAAACAGGGGTTTCTGGAGTATTTGCCGGTCGGCGCAATTGTTGGCCTCGCACTATTCGCTGAATTGGGAATGGTTGCGGCTGCGTCGATGAATGCACGCGGCGCACCGATCGCGCTTGCGCCTGAAGGCGAAAGCACCGTCACGAACGCCGAAGCGATCGGGCGGGTGCTCTACACGGATTATCTGTTGGTGTTTCAGCTCGCCGGTCTGGTGCTGTTCGTCGCCATGATCGGCGCCATTGTCTTGACGTTGCGCCACCGTCCAGGCGTCAAGAAGCAAGACATTCACGCTCAAGTTAATCGTAAGCGCAGCGACGGCGTTGAGTTGAAGGACATTCGCCCTGGCCAAGGGCTAGGTCCAGGAGGGGCGGGCTGA
- a CDS encoding NADH-ubiquinone oxidoreductase chain I, with translation MASRILQAAKGAMMLDMLGGFALGMKYFFRRKATVNYPFEKGPLSPRFRGEHALRRYANGEERCIACKLCEAICPAQAITIEAEPREDGSRRTTRYDIDMVKCIYCGFCQEACPVDAIVEGPNFEFATETREELYYDKERLLANGDRWEREIAKNLELDAPYR, from the coding sequence ATGGCGTCGCGCATTCTCCAGGCCGCCAAGGGCGCCATGATGCTGGATATGCTGGGCGGCTTTGCGCTTGGCATGAAGTACTTTTTCCGCCGCAAGGCGACTGTGAATTACCCGTTCGAGAAGGGGCCGCTTTCTCCGCGCTTCCGCGGCGAGCACGCATTGCGCCGCTACGCCAACGGTGAAGAACGCTGCATCGCGTGCAAGCTTTGCGAAGCGATCTGCCCGGCGCAAGCTATCACTATCGAAGCCGAACCGCGTGAGGACGGCTCACGCCGCACCACCCGCTACGACATCGATATGGTGAAGTGTATCTATTGCGGCTTCTGCCAGGAGGCGTGCCCGGTCGACGCGATCGTCGAAGGGCCCAATTTCGAGTTCGCAACGGAAACCCGCGAAGAACTCTATTACGACAAAGAACGATTGCTCGCGAACGGCGACCGCTGGGAACGTGAGATCGCTAAGAATTTGGAACTGGACGCGCCGTATCGCTAG
- a CDS encoding NADH-ubiquinone oxidoreductase chain H, whose translation MNPNVDYITWFGIDWPVEVEWGLMKTGQVLVIMIFLLLTLAFILLFDRKIWAAVQLRKGPNVVGPFGLLQSFADFFKFVFKEIVIPAGANKTVFILAPLLTFVLAFVGWAVVPFANNVVIADLNVGILYLFAISSLGVYGIIMGGWASNSKYPFLGGLRSAAQMVSYEVSIGFVIITVLLLVGSLNLSTIVENQRDGIWAWHAFAWPTIFVMFPMLVIFFISALAETNRPPFDLPEAESELVAGYQVEYSSTPYLLFMIGEYLNIVLMCAMINILFLGGWHAPWGPTDHPLFGFIIFTVKIWAVFFMFAMVKAIVPRYRYDQLMRLGWKIFLPTSLVAVAAIGYYVTFLAPSAATTVVGG comes from the coding sequence ATGAACCCGAACGTCGACTATATCACTTGGTTCGGGATCGACTGGCCTGTGGAGGTCGAGTGGGGTCTGATGAAAACGGGCCAAGTGCTCGTCATCATGATCTTTCTGCTGCTGACGCTCGCCTTCATCCTGTTGTTCGACCGCAAGATCTGGGCAGCCGTACAGTTGCGCAAAGGGCCGAATGTCGTCGGACCGTTTGGTTTGCTTCAAAGTTTCGCGGACTTCTTCAAGTTCGTGTTCAAGGAAATCGTCATCCCCGCGGGCGCAAACAAGACCGTGTTCATCTTGGCGCCACTTCTTACCTTCGTGCTGGCGTTCGTCGGTTGGGCGGTAGTGCCATTCGCCAACAACGTGGTGATTGCCGATTTGAATGTCGGCATCCTGTATTTGTTCGCGATCAGCTCGCTCGGCGTCTACGGCATCATCATGGGGGGATGGGCTTCAAACTCGAAGTATCCGTTCCTCGGCGGGCTACGCTCGGCGGCGCAGATGGTGAGCTACGAAGTCTCGATCGGTTTCGTGATCATCACCGTGTTGCTGCTCGTGGGGTCGTTGAATCTGTCCACTATCGTTGAAAACCAGCGAGACGGCATCTGGGCGTGGCATGCGTTCGCATGGCCGACGATTTTCGTCATGTTCCCAATGCTGGTGATCTTTTTCATCAGTGCGCTGGCTGAAACCAATCGACCGCCGTTCGATCTGCCGGAAGCGGAGTCCGAACTCGTGGCGGGCTATCAGGTCGAGTACAGCTCGACGCCATATCTGCTGTTCATGATCGGCGAGTATCTGAACATCGTGCTGATGTGCGCGATGATCAACATCCTGTTCCTCGGTGGCTGGCACGCGCCTTGGGGACCGACGGACCATCCGCTGTTCGGCTTCATCATCTTCACGGTGAAAATCTGGGCCGTGTTCTTCATGTTCGCGATGGTGAAGGCGATCGTGCCACGCTACCGGTACGATCAATTGATGCGCTTGGGATGGAAGATTTTCCTTCCCACCTCGCTCGTGGCGGTGGCAGCGATCGGCTATTACGTCACTTTCCTGGCGCCGAGCGCGGCAACCACCGTGGTGGGCGGCTGA